The Sporocytophaga myxococcoides genome contains a region encoding:
- a CDS encoding T9SS type A sorting domain-containing protein, translated as MNLYKLLAIGMLLVLGVISNAKAQGITLSMTPTSGCDSYSSGVTVTATATSLSSGVTGVYWSINDWGVTFCAGFSGCHQDRKSYTFTFKQSGIYTFKCIYGGNVYTSDPIDVSVYSNNLEVCDNNFQHFVWNEVSSTWWSGNYITTCSTGVQVQGVETDPDLHTQLYLKANNSVTLSPGFVAERGTIVEARIASNCSANTPWSTTYSSLRNGIVDIENTGSTSIYPNPTSGNFALNLNYSTLKSVDVVVSDLTGNIVYNNKVGYVDSANLNIDLSNKEPGLYLVKIISDSKTEVKKVVVSR; from the coding sequence ATGAATTTATATAAACTTTTAGCAATAGGTATGCTCCTGGTCCTTGGAGTAATATCAAATGCCAAAGCTCAGGGTATAACCTTAAGTATGACTCCCACTAGTGGCTGTGATAGTTATAGTTCGGGAGTTACTGTAACTGCAACTGCAACTTCGCTTTCTTCTGGTGTTACTGGAGTATATTGGTCAATTAATGATTGGGGAGTAACATTTTGTGCCGGATTTTCAGGTTGTCATCAGGATAGAAAGTCCTATACTTTTACATTTAAGCAGAGCGGCATTTATACATTCAAATGTATTTATGGAGGAAATGTTTACACTTCAGATCCTATAGACGTTTCTGTTTACTCGAATAACCTTGAAGTTTGTGATAATAATTTTCAACATTTTGTTTGGAATGAAGTATCATCTACCTGGTGGAGTGGGAACTACATAACAACCTGTAGTACTGGAGTACAAGTTCAAGGAGTAGAAACCGATCCCGATTTGCATACGCAACTTTATTTAAAAGCCAATAATTCAGTTACGCTTTCCCCCGGATTTGTTGCAGAAAGAGGAACAATTGTAGAAGCCAGAATAGCTTCCAATTGTTCAGCAAATACACCTTGGTCAACAACATACTCCAGTTTGAGAAATGGGATTGTAGATATAGAAAACACAGGGAGTACATCTATATACCCGAATCCAACATCTGGAAATTTTGCGTTGAATCTGAATTATTCAACACTAAAAAGCGTGGATGTGGTGGTATCTGATTTAACTGGTAATATTGTTTATAACAACAAAGTTGGTTATGTCGATTCTGCTAATCTAAATATAGACCTTTCTAACAAGGAGCCAGGTTTATATCTGGTAAAAATTATATCCGATTCTAAAACAGAAGTTAAAAAGGTAGTTGTCTCCAGATAA
- a CDS encoding T9SS type A sorting domain-containing protein — MKIIKVLMIIILLCQYGQAIKAQDIMVVINPTSGCKEGGFVNATITANFVPSGHYCSWAINLTGFSLPFHDRTFSHSLTTGVYLFRCKYGSNIYSSSLINVTTYGTIEEICGEYKQWPYWVAGNYITTCEDGAVIIEDDEPGELYLKASNAITLLPGFTANTGTIVEARIAPVCSPNTESNVFSNLRESVLNSYINETFNTSIYPNPSSGDFMLDLNFPESRNVDIEVSDVTGKEVYKNKLGFIDMASLNIDLSREKPGLYLLKIISDSNTEFQKIVISR; from the coding sequence ATGAAAATAATTAAGGTATTAATGATAATTATATTGCTTTGCCAATACGGCCAGGCAATTAAAGCTCAGGATATCATGGTTGTGATAAATCCTACAAGTGGATGTAAGGAAGGAGGATTTGTTAATGCAACTATAACTGCTAATTTCGTTCCTTCTGGACACTATTGTAGTTGGGCTATAAATTTAACTGGATTTTCATTGCCATTTCACGATAGAACATTCTCACATTCCTTAACTACAGGGGTTTATTTATTTAGATGTAAATATGGTAGCAATATTTATTCTTCATCTCTTATCAATGTTACAACTTATGGAACTATTGAGGAAATTTGTGGGGAATATAAGCAATGGCCTTATTGGGTTGCGGGAAATTATATTACAACTTGTGAAGATGGTGCAGTGATTATTGAAGACGATGAGCCTGGGGAACTATATCTGAAAGCCAGTAATGCAATAACTCTTCTCCCTGGATTTACTGCTAATACCGGGACAATCGTGGAGGCTAGAATAGCTCCGGTTTGTTCTCCAAATACTGAATCTAATGTTTTTTCTAATCTAAGAGAAAGTGTACTAAACTCTTACATAAATGAAACCTTCAATACTTCAATTTACCCCAATCCAAGTTCCGGCGATTTTATGTTAGACTTGAATTTTCCGGAATCAAGAAATGTAGATATTGAAGTTTCAGATGTGACAGGTAAAGAAGTTTATAAAAACAAACTTGGTTTTATCGACATGGCCAGTTTGAATATTGATCTTTCCAGAGAAAAGCCGGGTTTGTATCTTTTGAAAATAATCTCAGATTCAAATACTGAATTTCAAAAGATTGTTATTTCCAGATAA
- the ubiE gene encoding bifunctional demethylmenaquinone methyltransferase/2-methoxy-6-polyprenyl-1,4-benzoquinol methylase UbiE: MMVLPYKDDVSKGKKEQVSQMFDNIAPKYDLLNRVLSAGIDIRWRKKAISKLKANNPQLILDIATGTGDLAIEALSINPERIIGIDISEGMLAIGREKISKLGLGGKIILQQGDSENIIFPDNYFDAVTVAFGVRNFEHLEKGLSEIFRVLKPGGEVMILEFSQPEKFPFKQLYSFYSKQILPLIGRLVSRDKAAYTYLPESVKKFPYGKEFVSILNRIGFKSATCQSLSLGIASIYVAKKQ; this comes from the coding sequence CTGATGGTATTACCTTATAAGGATGACGTAAGCAAAGGCAAAAAGGAACAGGTTTCTCAGATGTTCGATAATATTGCGCCTAAATATGATCTGCTAAACAGGGTTTTAAGTGCAGGGATCGACATCAGATGGAGAAAAAAGGCGATCAGTAAATTAAAAGCCAACAATCCTCAATTGATCCTGGATATCGCGACTGGAACTGGTGACCTGGCTATTGAAGCTTTGAGTATCAATCCTGAAAGAATCATCGGTATAGATATTTCAGAAGGAATGCTTGCCATTGGCAGAGAAAAAATTTCAAAACTTGGTCTTGGCGGTAAAATAATTCTTCAACAAGGCGATTCTGAAAATATTATATTTCCGGACAATTATTTTGATGCTGTTACCGTTGCCTTTGGAGTAAGGAACTTCGAACATCTGGAAAAAGGACTTAGTGAGATTTTCAGAGTGCTGAAACCAGGTGGTGAAGTAATGATACTTGAATTTTCTCAGCCGGAGAAATTTCCGTTTAAACAATTGTATTCTTTTTATAGTAAACAAATTCTTCCTCTCATCGGAAGACTGGTATCAAGAGACAAAGCTGCGTATACATATCTTCCTGAATCAGTTAAAAAGTTTCCTTACGGAAAAGAGTTTGTCAGTATTTTAAACAGAATTGGATTTAAATCAGCAACATGTCAATCTTTAAGTTTAGGAATAGCCTCCATTTACGTGGCAAAAAAACAATAG
- the porT gene encoding type IX secretion/gliding motility protein PorT/SprT has translation MSIFKFRNSLHLRGKKTIALFFCLFTLSKSFGQYTANTNLPFYDDKLLHYGFFLAAGMTKFNVVHSDYYFQLDSIRQAAPGNNGALTIGFIVNLKLHDHWDLRLLPNFSLYTRNVVYQFQNKYKSDQITESSYINLPLLVKFKSQRRKNARMYILGGINPGIEAGAKKKEKKETDLRVQNTDLRIDYGFGFDIYYPLFKFSPELRFSHGVKNMLINDDNIYSKSLKKVFTHTVTLYLNFE, from the coding sequence ATGTCAATCTTTAAGTTTAGGAATAGCCTCCATTTACGTGGCAAAAAAACAATAGCTCTATTTTTTTGTTTATTCACCCTGAGCAAGTCATTCGGTCAATATACGGCAAATACAAACCTGCCATTTTATGACGATAAGCTTTTGCACTACGGATTTTTCCTTGCTGCAGGAATGACAAAGTTTAATGTGGTACATTCCGACTATTATTTTCAGCTGGATTCCATCAGACAAGCTGCTCCGGGAAATAACGGAGCCTTGACAATCGGATTTATTGTAAATTTAAAGTTGCATGACCACTGGGATTTAAGGCTTTTGCCAAACTTTTCTTTGTATACAAGAAACGTCGTATATCAATTCCAGAACAAGTATAAGTCAGATCAGATTACTGAATCGTCTTATATTAACTTACCACTTCTTGTGAAATTTAAGTCACAAAGAAGAAAAAATGCCAGAATGTACATACTTGGAGGAATAAATCCAGGTATAGAGGCAGGGGCAAAGAAAAAAGAAAAAAAAGAAACAGATCTTAGGGTTCAAAATACGGATTTGAGAATAGACTATGGATTTGGTTTTGATATTTATTATCCACTGTTTAAATTTTCACCAGAACTTAGGTTTTCACACGGTGTTAAAAACATGCTGATCAATGACGATAACATTTACAGTAAAAGTTTAAAAAAAGTATTTACTCATACGGTTACTTTATATCTGAATTTTGAATAA
- a CDS encoding glycan-binding surface protein has translation MKKQLLSGLMVLATTFSFAQTIVYYDGTDNFLNSPVTDAGNVFDNLVATEPTDGPTGAYLHLVGPSTEGGYYVGGFVNAHYLEDGSKAQILPLEANADLSKINLSFDAFTNGTTTKVKFQFQGTPNNFGYEWDLTAEGAKAGWKTITLPLSELQQIIGNDPTGDAPTVEDVNSFSEFQIIVVCTNNSGVCDAEANIDNIKVSGPGVIASILNNARVSTISLAPNPASDFTTLNYNATAETVVNVADLKGTVVKTVKGSTTSATINTSDLTSGLYVVTVNVDGVPSAVEKLVVK, from the coding sequence ATGAAAAAACAATTACTTTCTGGTTTAATGGTTTTAGCAACAACTTTTAGCTTTGCTCAAACTATAGTTTATTATGATGGAACTGATAATTTTTTGAACAGCCCGGTTACTGATGCAGGTAATGTTTTTGATAATCTAGTTGCTACAGAGCCTACAGACGGCCCGACTGGTGCTTATTTACACTTGGTTGGACCATCTACTGAGGGCGGTTATTATGTTGGAGGATTTGTAAATGCACATTATCTTGAAGATGGTTCTAAGGCTCAAATCCTACCATTAGAAGCTAATGCTGATCTAAGCAAAATTAACCTTTCTTTTGATGCATTTACGAATGGCACTACTACTAAAGTCAAATTTCAATTCCAAGGAACTCCTAATAACTTCGGATACGAGTGGGATTTAACTGCAGAAGGTGCTAAAGCTGGATGGAAAACAATTACATTGCCTTTATCTGAACTTCAACAAATTATTGGTAATGACCCTACAGGAGACGCTCCTACTGTTGAAGATGTAAATTCATTCAGTGAGTTCCAAATTATCGTTGTTTGTACTAACAATTCTGGAGTTTGCGATGCTGAAGCAAATATAGATAACATCAAAGTTTCAGGTCCTGGAGTTATCGCTTCAATCTTAAATAACGCTAGAGTTTCTACAATTTCTCTTGCTCCTAACCCTGCTTCTGACTTCACTACTTTGAATTACAATGCAACTGCAGAAACTGTAGTGAACGTTGCTGATCTTAAAGGAACAGTTGTTAAAACTGTAAAAGGTTCTACAACTTCTGCAACTATCAACACTTCTGATCTGACTTCAGGTCTTTATGTTGTAACTGTAAATGTTGATGGAGTTCCTTCAGCAGTTGAGAAACTTGTTGTTAAGTAA
- a CDS encoding alpha/beta hydrolase — protein sequence MKTHFLKVEKTARYCTLGEMNQQTRNIWIVCHGYGQLAPYFIDKFKVLEDGSTFIIAPEALSRFYLEGFSGRVGATWMTKEERESDIEDYVEYLEKLHKELTHGYPEEQFKLNILGFSQGVATVCRWAVSKKKNFDKLVLWAGIFPPDLNTDFQFSMETFQEKEVYIVYGKRDPLLKEEHLEEIELLGSKFRNLKVIIFNGKHEINEQVLNQLK from the coding sequence ATGAAAACACATTTTCTTAAAGTTGAAAAAACTGCAAGGTATTGCACGCTTGGAGAGATGAATCAGCAAACCAGAAATATTTGGATAGTTTGCCATGGCTATGGCCAGCTTGCTCCCTATTTTATTGATAAATTTAAAGTATTAGAAGATGGCAGTACTTTCATAATAGCCCCGGAAGCCCTGTCCAGATTTTATCTTGAAGGTTTTAGCGGAAGAGTGGGCGCAACCTGGATGACAAAAGAAGAACGGGAAAGCGATATTGAAGATTATGTGGAATATCTTGAAAAGCTTCATAAAGAATTAACTCATGGTTATCCTGAAGAACAGTTTAAACTCAACATACTGGGTTTTTCACAAGGAGTAGCAACGGTATGCCGATGGGCAGTGAGTAAAAAAAAGAACTTTGATAAACTTGTACTATGGGCCGGCATTTTCCCTCCTGATCTGAATACAGACTTTCAGTTTAGTATGGAAACCTTTCAGGAAAAGGAAGTATATATCGTTTATGGGAAGAGAGATCCGTTGTTAAAAGAAGAGCATTTAGAAGAAATAGAATTGCTTGGCTCTAAGTTTAGGAATTTAAAAGTGATTATTTTTAATGGGAAACATGAGATCAATGAGCAGGTGCTGAATCAACTAAAATAA
- a CDS encoding saccharopine dehydrogenase family protein, translating into MKKILVLGAGRSSAALIAYLLKACATNGWKLTVADAEEKLINGKLKSHPSGIPLIFDINNDTQRKREIGNHHLVISLLPPHLHIIAAKECLDLSVPFMTASYVSPEIQALDKDAKEKGLLILMESGLDPGIDHMSAMEEIDKIKAEGGSLTSFKSYTGGLVAPESDTNPWHYKISWNPRNVVLAGQGTVKYLENGIYKYVPYHRLFSRIENVAVDDAGRFEGYLNRDSLKYIDLYGLNGIDTFIRGTLRGEGYCKAWDCLVQLGLTDDSYTIDLPLDASFVNLLDAYLPAGTGSISERTCKYLGISPQSNEIKLMQWLGLFDSANKIKNLNSTPAQHLQSLLEEKWKLEVNDKDRIVMIHNFEYNIGNKLFSKTSSLVVNGDDQMNTAMAKTVGLPLGIAAKLLLEGKIKLTGVHVPISRELYYPILRELEQEGIIFKMKNQ; encoded by the coding sequence ATGAAAAAAATACTGGTGTTAGGAGCAGGAAGGTCGTCGGCAGCATTAATTGCTTATCTTTTAAAAGCTTGCGCAACAAATGGCTGGAAGCTTACAGTGGCAGATGCTGAAGAAAAACTGATCAATGGAAAATTAAAGAGTCATCCTTCTGGTATCCCTTTGATTTTTGATATCAATAACGATACTCAGAGAAAAAGAGAGATAGGAAATCATCATCTTGTTATATCTCTGCTTCCTCCGCATTTACATATTATTGCTGCCAAAGAATGTTTGGATTTGTCGGTCCCTTTTATGACTGCTTCTTATGTTTCACCGGAAATACAGGCACTTGATAAAGATGCAAAGGAAAAAGGTTTGTTAATACTGATGGAAAGTGGTCTTGATCCAGGCATTGATCATATGTCTGCAATGGAAGAGATCGATAAAATCAAAGCAGAAGGCGGATCGCTTACCAGTTTCAAGTCCTATACAGGCGGACTCGTTGCTCCTGAATCTGATACGAATCCGTGGCATTATAAAATAAGCTGGAACCCGCGCAATGTAGTGCTTGCTGGACAAGGCACTGTCAAATATCTGGAAAACGGAATTTATAAATATGTTCCTTACCACCGTCTTTTTTCAAGAATTGAAAATGTTGCTGTGGATGATGCAGGAAGATTTGAGGGGTATCTCAACAGAGATTCCTTAAAATACATTGATCTCTATGGATTGAACGGGATAGATACTTTTATCAGAGGCACACTCAGAGGGGAAGGATATTGTAAGGCGTGGGACTGCCTTGTTCAGCTTGGTCTTACAGATGATTCATATACAATAGATCTGCCGCTGGATGCTTCCTTTGTAAATCTTTTAGATGCCTATTTGCCGGCAGGAACAGGTAGTATATCAGAGAGAACATGTAAATATCTGGGAATATCTCCTCAAAGTAATGAGATCAAACTAATGCAATGGCTTGGTTTATTTGATTCAGCTAATAAAATTAAAAATTTAAATTCCACACCTGCTCAGCATTTGCAGAGCCTGCTTGAAGAAAAGTGGAAGTTGGAAGTAAATGATAAAGACAGAATCGTTATGATTCATAATTTTGAATATAATATAGGAAATAAATTATTCAGCAAAACATCCTCATTAGTTGTAAACGGAGACGACCAGATGAATACTGCTATGGCCAAAACGGTAGGTCTGCCTCTTGGGATTGCAGCTAAGCTTTTGCTGGAAGGGAAAATCAAACTTACTGGTGTTCACGTGCCAATCAGCAGGGAACTATATTATCCTATCCTTCGGGAATTAGAGCAGGAAGGAATTATCTTTAAGATGAAAAATCAATAA